In one window of Methanosarcina vacuolata Z-761 DNA:
- a CDS encoding 30S ribosomal protein S7 — protein sequence MIFLKIFGKWDPTEVEVRDLGIKRYVSLTPVIVPHSSGKHARQQFNKSEISIVERLANNLMRTEVNTGKKQKTLSAVEEAFDIVNKKTKQNPIQVLVDAIANAGPREEVVRLKYGGISVPKAVDTAPQRRVDTALRYISMGTNNAAFKSKRSIAECLATELIGAANRDTKSFAINRKDAKERVAKAAR from the coding sequence ATGATTTTCTTGAAGATATTCGGCAAATGGGACCCGACTGAAGTTGAAGTCCGAGACCTAGGAATTAAGCGCTATGTCAGTCTTACTCCTGTTATTGTTCCTCACAGCAGTGGAAAGCATGCCAGGCAGCAGTTTAACAAATCAGAAATTTCGATTGTAGAACGTCTGGCAAATAACCTGATGAGGACCGAGGTAAACACAGGAAAGAAGCAGAAGACTCTCAGCGCCGTTGAAGAAGCTTTCGACATCGTGAACAAGAAAACCAAGCAGAACCCTATCCAGGTGCTTGTGGATGCCATTGCCAACGCAGGTCCCAGGGAAGAAGTAGTGAGGCTTAAGTACGGCGGAATCTCCGTGCCAAAAGCAGTAGACACTGCACCCCAGAGGCGTGTGGACACAGCTCTGCGCTACATCAGTATGGGAACCAACAATGCAGCCTTCAAATCCAAGCGCTCGATTGCGGAATGCCTGGCAACTGAATTAATAGGCGCTGCAAATCGTGACACGAAGTCCTTCGCTATCAACAGGAAGGATGCAAAGGAAAGAGTAGCAAAGGCAGCACGTTAA
- a CDS encoding 30S ribosomal protein S12: MAKGKYAANILKQTRKNARWKDTYYGRRVLGLNVKADPLGGAPQGRGIVLEKVGVEAKQPNSAIRKCVRIQLIKNGRQVTAFCPGDGAVNFIDEHDEVTVERIGGRMGGAMGDIPGVRFKVIAVNNVSLNQMVIGRLEKPRR; encoded by the coding sequence ATGGCTAAAGGAAAATATGCAGCTAATATTCTCAAACAAACCAGGAAAAATGCCCGCTGGAAAGATACATACTACGGCAGGCGAGTTCTTGGGCTGAATGTGAAAGCCGATCCGCTTGGTGGTGCGCCGCAGGGTCGGGGTATTGTGTTAGAAAAGGTAGGAGTTGAAGCAAAGCAGCCAAACTCAGCTATCCGCAAGTGCGTAAGAATCCAGCTCATTAAAAACGGGCGTCAGGTAACTGCTTTCTGTCCTGGAGACGGCGCAGTGAATTTCATTGATGAACACGATGAAGTGACTGTGGAAAGGATTGGAGGCCGCATGGGTGGTGCTATGGGTGATATTCCAGGCGTACGCTTCAAAGTTATTGCCGTAAATAACGTGTCCCTGAACCAGATGGTCATCGGCAGATTGGAAAAACCCAGGAGATGA
- a CDS encoding NusA-like transcription termination signal-binding factor, with protein MGEIRLTAESIQYIALFENMTRAKILDCIPEEERLVYVVKQGDMGLAIGRNGENINRVKKALDKPIELVEYSDEPVTFLKNAFGPVSVSSVNIINKNGKRLAYVEVPNKEKGLAIGRNGKNIEKVKMLARRHHNIEDVILQ; from the coding sequence TTGGGTGAAATAAGACTTACTGCAGAAAGCATCCAGTACATTGCGTTATTTGAAAATATGACACGAGCTAAAATCCTCGACTGCATTCCTGAAGAGGAAAGGCTCGTATATGTCGTAAAACAGGGTGATATGGGACTTGCTATAGGCAGAAATGGGGAGAATATAAACCGTGTTAAAAAGGCTCTGGACAAACCAATAGAACTTGTGGAATATTCAGATGAACCTGTCACCTTCCTGAAGAACGCCTTCGGACCTGTTTCCGTGAGTTCGGTAAACATTATAAACAAAAATGGCAAGCGATTAGCTTATGTAGAGGTACCCAATAAAGAGAAGGGGCTTGCCATAGGCCGCAATGGGAAAAATATAGAAAAAGTAAAGATGCTTGCCCGTCGCCATCATAATATAGAAGATGTGATCCTGCAGTAA